A stretch of the Acidilobus sp. 7A genome encodes the following:
- the pyrC gene encoding dihydroorotase, with protein MADASFCGRLYDARGPLGEGCVNVSNGIIESISSGPRGEEVHSYHGDGLYVAPGLIDLHVHLRGLELSYKEDEASGTMAALASGVTLVTDMPNTRPRLSTPEALRAKLEALRGASYVDHAVYAGVPDSPELVGRLASMPIAGFKVFPEDLASRWGSVEVILNMRDLLVVLHPELPEAERAWAEENYERDELRGCWAEGASLYYVASARARVHITHVSCPGTLRLAKSMGLTTDTTPHYLLYSHLLGGCHFRVNPPLRDEVTRSLMLKAVVEGQVDALASDHAPHSPQEKSSWPHCPAGIPWLGLWPWALYRLVSSGAMGRGEFLRLLTTGPARVLGLGNLYGLLEPGHRANLVVVEERPRRFAGTYSKAPYWHYFMGDLYAAPKAVVVGGRLVAEDMEVLGRPKTINPFEGGMPSRA; from the coding sequence ATGGCCGACGCCTCCTTCTGCGGCAGGCTTTACGACGCCAGGGGGCCTCTGGGGGAGGGCTGCGTCAACGTCAGTAACGGCATCATAGAGTCCATAAGCTCCGGGCCCAGGGGCGAGGAGGTGCACAGCTACCACGGCGACGGCCTCTACGTAGCCCCAGGGCTCATAGACCTGCACGTGCACCTCAGGGGACTCGAGCTCTCCTACAAGGAGGACGAGGCAAGCGGCACCATGGCGGCCCTGGCATCAGGCGTAACCCTCGTGACTGACATGCCTAACACGAGGCCCAGGCTCTCGACGCCAGAGGCACTTAGGGCTAAGCTTGAGGCGCTCAGGGGCGCCTCATACGTTGACCACGCCGTCTACGCCGGCGTGCCCGACTCCCCTGAGCTCGTGGGGCGGCTGGCCTCAATGCCTATAGCCGGCTTCAAAGTGTTCCCCGAGGACCTCGCCAGCAGGTGGGGGAGCGTCGAAGTCATCCTAAACATGAGGGACCTCCTGGTCGTACTTCACCCGGAGCTCCCCGAGGCCGAGAGGGCGTGGGCGGAGGAGAACTACGAGAGGGACGAGCTGAGGGGCTGCTGGGCCGAGGGGGCGAGCCTCTACTACGTGGCCTCAGCCAGGGCCAGGGTTCACATAACCCACGTCTCCTGCCCGGGCACCCTCAGGCTGGCAAAGTCGATGGGGCTCACGACTGACACCACGCCGCACTACCTGCTCTACAGCCACCTGCTGGGCGGCTGTCACTTCAGGGTCAACCCGCCCCTCAGGGACGAGGTCACCAGGTCCCTCATGCTTAAGGCTGTGGTGGAGGGCCAGGTCGACGCGCTGGCCAGCGACCACGCCCCTCACTCCCCGCAGGAGAAGTCGTCGTGGCCCCACTGCCCGGCGGGCATACCGTGGCTCGGCCTGTGGCCCTGGGCACTCTACAGGCTCGTGAGCTCAGGGGCGATGGGCAGGGGCGAGTTCCTCCGGCTCTTAACGACGGGGCCAGCTAGGGTGCTCGGCCTCGGCAACCTCTACGGCCTCCTGGAGCCAGGCCACAGGGCCAACCTCGTTGTGGTTGAAGAGCGGCCTCGGAGGTTCGCGGGCACCTACAGCAAGGCCCCCTACTGGCACTACTTCATGGGCGACCTCTACGCCGCGCCAAAGGCCGTGGTAGTAGGCGGAAGGCTGGTCGCGGAGGACATGGAGGTACTGGGCAGGCCTAAGACTATAAACCCCTTTGAGGGGGGCATGCCGTCTAGGGCCTAG
- the pyrI gene encoding aspartate carbamoyltransferase regulatory subunit, which yields MSQGTGGEGRKLLVSKIRDGTVIDHIPAGRALVVLRILGVTGSEGFRVAVVMNVDSARMKVKDIVKLEGYYPRMEDIMKVSLVAPEATVNIVRDYNVVEKRRVEVPKVIEGVLRCPNPTCISRKSGEPVVSRFEVISSSPLRLRCYYCGTELGEREVISQLVGGS from the coding sequence ATGAGCCAGGGGACAGGCGGCGAGGGGAGGAAGCTGCTCGTGAGCAAGATAAGGGACGGCACTGTCATCGACCACATACCCGCGGGCAGGGCCCTTGTTGTGCTCAGGATACTGGGCGTCACAGGCTCTGAGGGCTTCAGGGTGGCAGTGGTAATGAACGTAGACAGCGCCAGGATGAAGGTCAAGGACATAGTGAAGCTCGAGGGCTACTACCCGAGGATGGAGGACATAATGAAGGTCTCCCTTGTCGCCCCGGAGGCCACGGTGAACATAGTGAGGGACTACAATGTCGTGGAGAAGAGGAGGGTCGAGGTGCCGAAGGTCATAGAGGGCGTGCTGAGGTGCCCTAACCCAACGTGCATATCGCGTAAGTCGGGCGAGCCCGTCGTCAGCAGGTTTGAGGTAATCAGCAGCTCCCCCCTGAGGCTGAGGTGCTACTACTGCGGCACCGAGCTCGGGGAGCGCGAGGTGATATCTCAGCTGGTGGGAGGTAGCTGA
- the pyrB gene encoding aspartate carbamoyltransferase, whose product MGILPWRGRDVIDPREFSREDLEALFERADEMRKELSAGSVKRRLDGRIVATAFFEPSTRTRLSFEAAAKRLGADVIGFSAEEGTSVAKGESFVDTIRMLDGYSDLIVVRHKYEGAAMLAAEVAQAPVINGGDGSQHHPTQAMLDLYTVRTLFGSVDGLNFLLLGDLRYARTVASLLRMLTAFRPASVMLSSPPQLRLRDEVREDVESRGLKLIEVPLEEGLSRADVIYVTRIQRERFPDLQEYEKVRGSYRVTRRLLEAYARRGAKVLHPLPRVDELTPDVDNTEFQAYFTQARLGVPLRMALLSLVLGADGSPP is encoded by the coding sequence GTGGGCATTTTGCCCTGGCGCGGTCGAGACGTAATAGATCCGAGGGAGTTCTCCAGGGAGGACCTGGAGGCTCTCTTTGAGAGGGCTGATGAGATGAGGAAGGAGCTCTCCGCGGGCTCAGTCAAGAGGAGGCTCGATGGCAGAATAGTGGCCACCGCATTCTTTGAGCCATCAACTAGGACAAGGCTGAGCTTTGAGGCGGCCGCCAAGAGGCTGGGGGCTGACGTCATAGGGTTCTCGGCGGAGGAGGGCACCAGCGTCGCAAAGGGCGAGAGCTTCGTTGACACCATAAGGATGCTGGACGGCTACTCGGACCTGATAGTTGTCAGACACAAGTACGAGGGGGCCGCAATGCTGGCAGCTGAGGTCGCCCAGGCCCCAGTGATAAACGGGGGCGACGGGAGCCAGCACCACCCCACGCAGGCCATGCTTGACCTCTACACAGTGAGGACCCTCTTCGGCTCTGTTGACGGCCTGAACTTCCTCCTGCTCGGCGACCTCAGGTACGCGAGGACGGTCGCCAGCCTGCTCAGGATGCTCACTGCGTTCAGGCCCGCCTCCGTCATGCTCTCGTCGCCGCCCCAGCTGAGGCTGAGGGACGAGGTGAGGGAGGACGTTGAGTCGAGGGGCCTCAAGCTTATTGAGGTGCCCCTCGAGGAGGGACTCTCGAGGGCGGACGTGATATACGTGACGAGGATACAGAGGGAGAGGTTCCCGGACCTGCAGGAGTATGAGAAGGTTAGGGGGAGCTACAGGGTCACCAGGAGGCTCCTCGAGGCCTACGCCAGGAGGGGGGCTAAGGTGCTCCACCCGCTGCCCAGGGTTGATGAGCTCACGCCCGACGTTGACAACACTGAGTTCCAGGCCTACTTCACTCAGGCGAGGCTGGGGGTGCCGCTCAGGATGGCCCTCCTCTCCCTTGTGCTTGGAGCTGACGGCTCCCCGCCCTAA
- a CDS encoding CBS domain-containing protein — translation MTAEPLVRDIMHSPPITVTPITPVNDAAQLMIDRGVGSLLVVDDSGSLMGIVTKTDIVREVVARGLPRSVPIGNIMTRNPYFVFEDYTVKEAAELMGSHTIGHLPVLSRENMRPVGVVSKRDIIRLAPHYITLVYVLRSQVG, via the coding sequence ATGACGGCTGAGCCCCTTGTCAGGGACATAATGCACTCTCCCCCCATAACGGTGACTCCAATAACCCCTGTGAACGATGCCGCCCAGCTAATGATAGACAGGGGCGTCGGCTCCCTCCTAGTTGTTGACGACAGCGGCAGCCTCATGGGGATAGTCACCAAGACGGACATAGTGAGGGAGGTGGTTGCAAGGGGGCTCCCGCGCAGCGTGCCCATAGGCAACATAATGACAAGGAACCCCTACTTCGTCTTTGAGGACTACACCGTTAAGGAGGCCGCTGAGCTCATGGGCAGCCACACCATAGGTCACCTCCCCGTGCTCTCAAGGGAGAACATGAGGCCCGTTGGCGTGGTCTCCAAGAGGGACATAATCAGGCTTGCGCCCCACTACATAACGCTCGTCTACGTCCTCAGGTCGCAGGTCGGCTGA
- a CDS encoding MFS transporter translates to MLSAYAVFSISLAADQLSASLRVPKALVLVAIPVDFIGGAIGGVAIGYLADRAGRRAALYVAEAVFSVAVALASQLRGLAQLYAAWFFVGFGVNAQNGVSYPVVVELLRSSRGLVGGIMQGLYFIGFFLDALTFQLVPHWRTYFLVVGLVSLILTVALNSLVAETAARSYRGLGLRAFDRRLALLTAGLSAISVGAFMFTIPLLSVVPSFITSMGLSRSWVEPLSIVGFIGFIVAGWASDVAGRLKTALAFIAVSLASAAALVALARGYAGLAALSLMFFASGYFSFLGVWASETYPAELRATGTNVVFLVARVVGGFSTAIAAFIYPPSLRVGTALTGIIAGAIALAGAAAFYLAARPAPAARPLADALDEEPGLADDPPYVDPVSSLPVDVAAPRADVELVILG, encoded by the coding sequence ATGCTGTCGGCCTACGCTGTCTTCTCAATATCCCTAGCCGCTGACCAGCTCTCGGCCTCCCTCAGGGTCCCCAAGGCCCTTGTGCTGGTCGCCATACCGGTGGACTTCATAGGAGGGGCGATAGGCGGCGTCGCAATTGGCTACCTGGCTGACAGGGCCGGCAGGAGGGCGGCGCTCTACGTCGCGGAGGCCGTGTTCAGCGTCGCCGTTGCCCTGGCCTCCCAGCTCAGGGGCCTTGCCCAGCTCTACGCCGCCTGGTTCTTCGTCGGCTTCGGCGTCAACGCCCAGAACGGGGTCTCATACCCAGTGGTGGTGGAGCTGCTGAGGAGCTCAAGGGGGCTAGTGGGGGGCATCATGCAGGGCCTCTACTTCATAGGCTTCTTCCTGGACGCGCTCACCTTCCAGCTCGTGCCCCACTGGAGGACCTACTTCCTGGTGGTTGGCCTTGTTAGTCTCATCCTCACCGTGGCGCTTAACTCCCTGGTAGCTGAGACGGCCGCGAGAAGCTACAGGGGCCTCGGCCTCAGGGCCTTCGACAGGAGGCTGGCGCTGCTCACAGCTGGCCTCTCCGCGATATCCGTTGGGGCCTTCATGTTCACAATACCGCTGCTCTCAGTGGTGCCCTCATTCATAACGTCAATGGGGCTCAGCAGGTCGTGGGTTGAGCCGCTCTCAATAGTTGGCTTCATTGGCTTTATTGTTGCGGGCTGGGCCTCCGACGTAGCCGGCAGGCTGAAGACCGCCCTGGCGTTCATAGCGGTTAGCCTCGCGTCCGCGGCCGCCCTCGTGGCCCTTGCAAGGGGCTACGCCGGCCTAGCTGCACTCTCCCTCATGTTCTTCGCCTCCGGCTACTTCTCCTTCCTAGGGGTGTGGGCGAGTGAGACATACCCTGCAGAGCTCAGGGCCACCGGCACCAACGTTGTCTTCCTGGTGGCAAGGGTCGTCGGGGGCTTCTCAACTGCGATAGCCGCCTTCATATACCCCCCTTCGCTCAGGGTCGGCACAGCCCTCACGGGCATAATTGCAGGGGCAATAGCGCTGGCGGGCGCGGCCGCATTTTACCTTGCAGCTAGGCCTGCGCCTGCCGCCCGCCCCCTCGCTGACGCCCTGGACGAGGAGCCTGGCCTCGCTGACGATCCTCCTTATGTTGACCCAGTGTCCTCCCTCCCAGTAGACGTGGCCGCACCTCGTGCAGACGTAGAACTTGTCATACTTGGCTAG
- a CDS encoding phosphatase PAP2 family protein produces the protein MSSRLTSVKALAALSVVLAAVVIAAVLREYDGVQALDQAVLSYLDLRSPAIYYFSYTASLEAFAAVTAIAYFLDVGLHRSASRRLVSFAVAIILSMIVTALLKAYVMEPRPHEPLIYFGLLGNLVNADYYGFPSGHTVRVTVLAYYMMTTPSTRRKGLGYAASAYAIAIMVSRLLLQVHWLWDIVGGVVVGLWSCSLVDGVGERAWVYIYNRTFGLARPLRLRPN, from the coding sequence TTGAGCTCAAGGCTGACCAGCGTCAAGGCACTAGCAGCCCTGTCAGTGGTCCTGGCGGCCGTCGTGATAGCCGCCGTCCTCAGGGAGTACGATGGGGTCCAGGCCCTTGACCAGGCAGTTCTAAGCTACCTTGACCTGAGGTCGCCGGCCATCTACTACTTCTCCTACACGGCGAGCCTGGAGGCGTTCGCTGCCGTCACGGCAATAGCCTACTTCCTGGACGTCGGCCTCCATAGAAGCGCCTCAAGGAGGCTGGTCTCCTTTGCGGTAGCCATAATACTCTCAATGATAGTGACCGCCCTGCTCAAGGCGTACGTCATGGAGCCCCGCCCCCACGAGCCCCTTATCTACTTCGGCCTCCTGGGCAACCTGGTGAACGCTGATTACTACGGCTTCCCGTCAGGCCACACGGTGAGGGTCACTGTCCTGGCCTACTACATGATGACCACGCCCTCCACCAGGAGGAAGGGCCTCGGCTACGCAGCCTCCGCCTACGCTATTGCAATAATGGTGAGCAGGCTCCTCCTGCAGGTCCACTGGCTCTGGGACATAGTAGGCGGCGTGGTGGTGGGCCTGTGGTCCTGCTCCCTCGTTGACGGCGTCGGCGAGAGGGCCTGGGTCTACATATACAATAGGACGTTCGGGCTGGCGAGGCCCCTCAGGCTCAGGCCTAACTAA
- the pyrD gene encoding dihydroorotate dehydrogenase PyrD, translated as MRVDLRVRVAGLELQHPVMNASGIMGESLDGLIAIARSGVSALVTKSYTPSPRQPYPMPRVVHFDVGSLNAVGLANPGIEGLREHMRALRELRLPIIVSVAGSTPDDFARVAAAAEESGASAVELNLSCPHVERMGLDIGMDPDMSRRVVSAVASTVKVPVIAKLGVSDRLLEVAESSLEAGARGLTLINTVRAMRIDIYNIRPSLGHGIGGLSGPAVHPIAVRAVYEVYRELRPDIVGAGGVERWEDAAELILAGARAVQVGSGLVRRGLQVIGEVRRGLSEYMDYMGFRSISDMAGAANRD; from the coding sequence TTGAGGGTTGACCTAAGGGTGAGGGTTGCTGGCCTCGAGCTTCAGCACCCCGTTATGAATGCTAGCGGCATAATGGGCGAGAGCCTGGACGGCCTGATAGCTATAGCTAGGTCAGGGGTCAGCGCGCTCGTGACGAAGTCCTACACGCCCTCCCCCAGGCAGCCCTACCCAATGCCGAGGGTCGTGCACTTTGACGTTGGCTCACTGAACGCGGTAGGCCTCGCCAACCCTGGCATAGAGGGCCTGAGGGAGCACATGAGGGCGCTGAGGGAGCTCAGGCTGCCCATTATAGTGAGCGTGGCCGGCTCCACGCCTGACGACTTCGCTAGGGTCGCCGCGGCGGCAGAGGAGTCTGGGGCCTCAGCCGTTGAGCTGAACCTCAGCTGCCCCCACGTGGAGAGGATGGGCCTCGACATAGGTATGGACCCTGACATGAGCAGGAGGGTGGTCAGCGCTGTCGCCTCAACAGTTAAGGTGCCGGTGATAGCCAAGCTGGGGGTCTCGGACAGGCTGCTTGAGGTAGCCGAGTCCTCCCTGGAGGCCGGGGCCAGGGGGCTGACGCTCATAAACACCGTGAGGGCTATGAGGATTGACATCTACAACATCAGGCCGTCCCTGGGCCACGGGATAGGCGGGCTCTCGGGGCCCGCAGTACACCCCATAGCGGTCAGGGCGGTCTACGAGGTCTACAGGGAGCTGAGGCCTGACATAGTGGGGGCTGGGGGAGTGGAGAGGTGGGAGGATGCGGCCGAGCTGATCCTGGCAGGGGCGAGGGCTGTTCAGGTGGGCTCAGGGCTAGTGAGGAGGGGGCTGCAGGTAATAGGCGAGGTCAGGAGGGGGCTCTCGGAGTACATGGACTACATGGGCTTCAGGTCTATTTCAGACATGGCTGGGGCCGCCAACAGGGACTGA
- a CDS encoding lyase family protein, whose product MSYAESSREYYLETGTRFPRLIIWAMGLIKASAAKANSQLGLLDERAASCIYEEALRLSQGAYDPEVTVDVFQTGSGTGLNMNVNEVIALHAGERCGARVHPNDHVNMGQSSNDVVPTAIRLAAYRAITELVLPAARGLATSLRSRASEYTGLVKPGRTHLRDAMPVTFGMELEAYADAIEGDASALEAASARLLEVPLGGTAVGTGVNSHPRFAELALGELSSLTGLRLRQANRMRAMRSLADLAAVSGVMRSLALDLHRLSQDLRLLNSGPNTGLGEIEVPEEIAGSSIMPGKKNPVTLEAAMQAVAQVVGLDAAVAWASSLGELELNMGVPLVGYDVQLEASLLSEALRKVDAMVVRRLRANAERMRALAEASQALVTVFSPIIGYDAATSVAEEVSRGARLEDALRRRGVPEDKVAVLRDLSRLVRPGYPAKEV is encoded by the coding sequence TTGAGCTACGCGGAGAGTTCCAGGGAGTACTACCTTGAGACTGGCACCAGGTTCCCGAGGCTCATAATATGGGCCATGGGGCTCATAAAGGCCTCAGCGGCCAAGGCCAACTCCCAGCTGGGCCTCCTGGACGAGCGCGCGGCCTCATGCATATACGAGGAGGCCCTGAGGCTCTCCCAGGGCGCTTACGACCCTGAGGTAACAGTTGACGTGTTCCAGACGGGCTCAGGGACCGGCCTCAACATGAACGTGAACGAGGTCATAGCCCTCCACGCGGGTGAGAGGTGCGGCGCCAGGGTGCACCCGAACGACCACGTCAACATGGGGCAGTCCAGCAACGACGTTGTCCCCACGGCGATAAGGCTTGCAGCCTACAGGGCCATCACAGAGCTGGTGCTGCCGGCGGCCAGGGGGCTCGCGACCTCGCTGAGGTCAAGGGCCTCGGAGTACACGGGCCTCGTCAAGCCAGGCAGGACGCACCTGAGGGACGCCATGCCTGTCACCTTCGGCATGGAGCTGGAGGCCTACGCTGACGCAATAGAGGGCGACGCGTCAGCCCTTGAGGCCGCCTCTGCTAGGCTGCTCGAGGTCCCCCTGGGCGGCACCGCCGTGGGCACCGGCGTCAACTCCCACCCGAGGTTCGCCGAGCTGGCCCTGGGGGAGCTGTCGTCCCTCACGGGGCTCAGGCTGAGGCAGGCCAACAGGATGAGGGCCATGAGGAGCCTCGCCGACCTGGCCGCCGTCAGCGGCGTCATGAGGTCCCTGGCCTTAGACCTTCACAGGCTGAGCCAGGACCTGAGGCTCCTCAACTCGGGCCCCAACACGGGCCTGGGGGAGATAGAGGTACCTGAGGAGATAGCTGGCAGCAGCATAATGCCTGGCAAGAAGAACCCCGTGACCCTTGAGGCGGCGATGCAGGCGGTGGCCCAGGTCGTTGGCCTCGACGCGGCCGTCGCCTGGGCCTCCTCCCTCGGCGAGCTCGAGCTTAACATGGGCGTCCCCCTGGTCGGCTACGACGTCCAGCTTGAGGCGTCCCTGCTCTCGGAAGCACTGAGGAAGGTTGACGCCATGGTCGTCAGGAGGCTGAGGGCCAACGCGGAGAGGATGAGGGCCCTGGCCGAGGCCAGCCAGGCCCTGGTCACCGTGTTCTCCCCCATAATAGGCTACGACGCCGCCACGAGCGTCGCCGAGGAGGTCAGCAGGGGGGCAAGGCTTGAGGACGCGCTGAGGAGGCGCGGTGTGCCTGAGGACAAGGTGGCTGTGCTCAGGGACCTCTCCAGGCTGGTGAGGCCTGGCTACCCGGCTAAGGAGGTGTAA
- a CDS encoding UbiD family decarboxylase, with the protein MRGSLSSFVEEVGYENIGQVRREYEAAAEIKRRQGSGRALRFRVEGSEQDAVSNVIDSRDKVIRALGASDLRDAYYRILRAMSVQGELREVGQPRLREASRGLMSLPAVKFYERDGGLYLTSAIFIACYEGACNASVHRVMLLGERRAAVRLVPRHLWYLYNKAISRGQSLPVTVIVGVHPAVMLAAASSPPLGFFELRGAAAVVGGIEVFRTPVHGNPVPAGASAVIEGYLTAEQADEGPFVEAMAGYDRVRRQPVLEVRQVLINPDEVSHVILPGGLEHGMIMGFPREAAIYDAVSKVVPEVVAVRLTPASGTWLHAVISVRKSHDGDPKNAIMAAFAAHPSLKHVVVVDDDINVDDPRDVEWAIATRFQADRGLVVITRARGSTLDPSSEVDGMTSKVGIDATRPINGGERFEKARIPGLD; encoded by the coding sequence TTGAGGGGGTCGCTGAGCTCCTTTGTGGAGGAGGTAGGCTACGAGAACATAGGCCAGGTCAGGAGGGAGTACGAGGCCGCCGCTGAGATCAAGAGGAGGCAGGGCTCCGGGAGGGCGCTGAGGTTCCGCGTCGAGGGCTCAGAGCAGGACGCCGTTAGTAACGTTATTGACAGCAGGGACAAGGTGATCAGGGCCCTGGGGGCCAGCGACCTCAGGGACGCCTACTACAGGATACTGAGGGCCATGAGCGTGCAGGGCGAGCTGAGGGAGGTCGGCCAGCCGAGGCTCAGGGAGGCCTCGAGGGGGCTCATGTCCCTCCCCGCTGTCAAGTTCTACGAGAGAGACGGGGGCCTCTACCTAACCAGCGCCATCTTCATAGCCTGCTACGAGGGCGCGTGCAACGCCAGCGTCCACAGGGTAATGCTGCTCGGCGAGAGGAGGGCCGCCGTGAGGCTCGTGCCGAGGCACCTCTGGTACCTCTACAACAAGGCCATATCCAGGGGCCAGTCGCTGCCCGTGACAGTTATAGTTGGGGTTCACCCGGCCGTGATGCTCGCCGCCGCCTCCTCGCCTCCCCTGGGCTTCTTCGAGCTGAGGGGGGCGGCCGCCGTGGTGGGCGGCATTGAGGTCTTCAGGACTCCAGTGCACGGCAACCCTGTGCCCGCGGGGGCCTCTGCCGTCATAGAGGGCTACCTCACCGCTGAGCAGGCGGACGAGGGCCCCTTCGTGGAGGCCATGGCCGGCTACGACAGGGTCAGGAGGCAGCCCGTGCTGGAGGTGAGGCAGGTCCTCATAAACCCTGACGAGGTCTCCCACGTGATCCTGCCGGGCGGCCTCGAGCACGGCATGATAATGGGCTTCCCGAGGGAGGCGGCGATCTACGACGCCGTCTCAAAGGTCGTGCCTGAGGTGGTTGCTGTGAGGCTCACGCCGGCCAGCGGCACTTGGCTCCACGCAGTCATATCCGTCAGGAAGAGCCACGACGGCGACCCGAAGAACGCGATAATGGCGGCCTTCGCCGCCCACCCAAGCCTGAAGCACGTCGTAGTGGTTGATGACGACATAAACGTTGACGACCCGAGGGACGTGGAGTGGGCCATAGCCACCAGGTTCCAGGCCGACAGGGGCCTTGTGGTGATAACCCGCGCCAGGGGCTCAACCCTTGACCCGAGCAGCGAGGTCGACGGCATGACATCCAAGGTTGGCATAGATGCCACGAGGCCGATAAACGGCGGCGAGAGGTTCGAGAAGGCCAGGATACCTGGCCTCGACTAG
- a CDS encoding restriction endonuclease, whose product MLGPATDLAVALLNSNGCVTLQELLSGAGLGVEVARGYIDGLEALGGLRLEGGLACPTNRALLAASAIRLGADPEVVSRLLSWRDFEGLVAEALGEAGLRVWRNLRVPGRGGLEVDVLGLASDYGVVVDCKRWSYRSSSPSRVAEAASRHAERVRRLMALWGSLGLPRPPRRLLPALVVLREDLPRAVNGAAVVPVLQLSGFTRELDAVVDELGIRYA is encoded by the coding sequence TTGCTGGGGCCTGCCACTGACCTCGCTGTTGCCCTGCTCAACTCCAACGGCTGCGTGACCCTCCAGGAGCTTCTTTCAGGCGCGGGCCTAGGGGTCGAGGTCGCCAGGGGCTACATTGATGGCCTTGAGGCCCTGGGGGGCCTTAGGCTCGAGGGCGGCCTGGCGTGCCCCACCAACAGGGCACTGCTGGCGGCCTCCGCCATAAGGCTCGGGGCAGACCCGGAGGTCGTCTCGAGGCTGCTGAGCTGGAGGGACTTCGAGGGCCTGGTGGCCGAGGCCCTGGGGGAGGCAGGTCTCAGGGTGTGGAGGAACCTGAGGGTGCCGGGCAGGGGAGGGCTGGAGGTCGACGTCCTTGGCCTGGCCAGCGACTACGGCGTTGTAGTTGACTGCAAGAGGTGGTCATACAGGTCCAGCTCCCCCTCAAGGGTAGCCGAGGCCGCCTCAAGGCACGCGGAGAGGGTCAGGAGGCTCATGGCCCTGTGGGGCTCCCTGGGCCTTCCAAGGCCACCCAGGAGGCTCCTGCCGGCTCTTGTGGTGCTCAGGGAGGACCTGCCCAGGGCCGTCAACGGGGCCGCAGTGGTGCCCGTGCTGCAGCTCAGCGGCTTCACCAGGGAGCTCGACGCCGTTGTAGACGAGCTTGGCATTCGCTACGCGTAG
- a CDS encoding coenzyme F420-0:L-glutamate ligase: protein MREVSLIGVELPEVRRGDDLASLICSSARLQERDVVAVASKVVSKAKGYLVDISSVRPTERSLRVASALGMDPRWVELVLSQSDEVLGVLPVKELYDTGTLRLEDVAYDAEAARMALERFPYLFIVRRSGMIWTDAGIDASNVPGGLYAVPPPDPDAEARELSSNIASRCGVRVAVVLCDTEVSIAGASMDRAIGSYGIRPVDRGFGKPDRNGVPKYGGVDHIANEVCASAALLARQTSESIPVVLVRGLSYEWYEGGLRDFSMKRPVEALRAVIRATLRAMGPEALEKLVGGLP, encoded by the coding sequence TTGAGGGAGGTCTCCCTCATAGGGGTCGAGCTGCCCGAGGTAAGGAGGGGCGACGACCTGGCGTCGCTCATATGCTCCTCCGCGAGGCTACAGGAGCGCGACGTCGTGGCTGTGGCCAGCAAGGTGGTCTCAAAGGCAAAGGGCTACCTGGTCGACATAAGCTCCGTGAGGCCGACCGAGAGGTCCCTCAGGGTGGCCTCGGCCCTAGGCATGGATCCAAGGTGGGTTGAGCTGGTGCTCAGCCAGAGCGACGAGGTCCTAGGGGTTCTACCTGTGAAGGAGCTCTACGACACTGGGACGCTGAGGCTTGAGGACGTAGCTTATGATGCTGAGGCCGCCAGGATGGCCCTCGAGAGGTTCCCGTACCTCTTCATAGTGAGGCGGTCTGGAATGATATGGACAGACGCCGGCATCGACGCCTCCAACGTGCCTGGGGGCCTCTACGCCGTGCCGCCCCCTGACCCAGACGCCGAGGCCAGGGAGCTCTCCAGTAACATAGCCTCCAGGTGCGGCGTCAGAGTGGCCGTGGTGCTCTGCGACACGGAGGTCAGCATAGCCGGCGCCTCAATGGACAGGGCCATAGGCTCCTACGGCATAAGGCCTGTGGACAGGGGCTTCGGAAAGCCCGACAGGAACGGGGTGCCGAAGTACGGCGGCGTTGACCACATAGCTAACGAGGTCTGCGCCTCCGCGGCCCTCCTGGCCAGACAGACAAGCGAGTCAATACCCGTGGTCTTGGTCAGGGGCTTAAGCTATGAGTGGTACGAGGGTGGCCTCAGGGACTTCTCCATGAAGAGGCCGGTCGAGGCCCTGAGGGCTGTGATAAGGGCGACCCTGAGGGCCATGGGGCCTGAGGCACTGGAAAAGCTGGTGGGGGGCCTCCCATGA
- a CDS encoding heavy metal-binding domain-containing protein — MSFAEGDIIITTANDIPGRRVVKVLGVALGITVRSRGLGGNLLASLRSLVGGEIKEYTEMSEQARVQAIQRMAEHAKKLGANAVIAFRLDSNEIGETMDEIIAYGTAVLTAPSPEG; from the coding sequence TTGAGCTTCGCCGAGGGCGACATAATAATTACCACAGCTAATGATATACCTGGCCGCAGGGTCGTTAAGGTCCTCGGCGTGGCCCTGGGCATAACTGTGAGGTCAAGGGGGCTCGGGGGCAACCTGCTCGCAAGCCTGAGGTCGCTGGTGGGGGGCGAGATCAAGGAGTACACGGAGATGTCGGAGCAGGCCAGGGTGCAGGCAATACAGAGGATGGCCGAGCACGCAAAGAAGCTCGGCGCCAACGCAGTCATAGCCTTTAGGCTGGACTCCAACGAGATAGGCGAGACCATGGACGAGATAATAGCCTACGGCACCGCTGTGCTGACGGCTCCCAGCCCTGAAGGGTGA